One Spinacia oleracea cultivar Varoflay chromosome 4, BTI_SOV_V1, whole genome shotgun sequence DNA segment encodes these proteins:
- the LOC110789630 gene encoding uncharacterized protein, with protein MGKANTILIKIVSKFVTLLGFAGAGFAIAAEVTRVKAKDVEPTALGKCIYPSSPAIKLAHIAILIILITQILISVLFCCSCRKRNSSNTKSSPIIGAIVLLILSWGCAIGGISLLVCAANRNSRQEFIPSTGQCYTVRSSLFKAGGFIGLVACILGQCSYGPDKRKSEPEEVPYQGGIAMANSRCDTVPIQSTHKQQVQYVP; from the exons ATGGGAAAGGCCAAtaccattttaatcaaaatTGTGAGTAAATTTGTGACTTTACTTGGTTTTGCAGGTGCTGGGTTTGCTATTGCTGCCGAGGTTACAAGGGTCAAG GCAAAGGACGTGGAACCAACGGCACTCGGTAAATGCATCTATCCAAGCTCTCCGGCAATAAAACTTGCACACATAGCAATACTGATCATACTTATTACCCAGATACTTATTAGTGTCTTATTTTGTTGTTCTTGCCGTAAACGAAATAGTTCCAACACCAAATCATCCCCTATTATTGGAGCAATTGTTTTGCTCATCTTATCGTG GGGCTGTGCAATTGGTGGTATTAGTCTGCTAGTGTGTGCTGCTAATCGCAACAGTCGTCAAGAGTTTATCCCCTCAACAGGGCAGTGCTACACTGTAAGATCTAGCTTGTTTAAAGCGGGTGGCTTTATAGGCCTTGTTGCCTGTATACTAGGCCAATGCAGCTATGGCCCGGACAAACGCAAGTCCGAACCAGAAGAGGTTCCGTATCAAGGTGGCATTGCCATGGCAAATTCTCGGTGTGATACCGTACCTATACAATCGACCCACAAACAACAAGTGCAATATGTTCCTTGA